A region of Polyangiaceae bacterium DNA encodes the following proteins:
- a CDS encoding Uma2 family endonuclease: MSSAARVQLPHPASELDLLGLPEEGRGYELIDGELVEKEAGFRHGRAQFSMAGFLAPYNRRAGGEGRPGGWWFLTEQLVAFSPAHVLRPDVAGWLRERLPVPPKHEDAIVRVRPDWVCEIISPKKASEDLIRKKRIYHAQGVPYYWIVDPRDEILIVLQWTAKGYLELLTAQRGERVRAEPFLEIELPVGGLFGEDEADLEP, encoded by the coding sequence ATGAGTTCTGCAGCTCGCGTCCAGTTACCGCATCCAGCATCGGAGCTGGATCTCTTGGGTTTGCCCGAGGAAGGGCGAGGGTACGAGCTGATCGACGGTGAATTGGTCGAAAAAGAGGCAGGCTTTCGCCATGGCCGCGCTCAATTCAGCATGGCGGGTTTTCTCGCACCCTACAATCGTCGAGCAGGAGGCGAAGGACGCCCGGGTGGATGGTGGTTTTTGACCGAGCAACTCGTTGCATTTTCTCCGGCGCACGTACTTCGTCCAGATGTCGCAGGCTGGCTTCGTGAGCGCTTGCCGGTGCCACCCAAGCACGAAGATGCGATCGTTCGAGTCCGTCCCGATTGGGTTTGCGAAATTATTTCACCAAAAAAAGCCAGTGAAGACCTCATTCGCAAAAAGCGCATCTACCACGCGCAAGGTGTGCCCTATTATTGGATCGTCGATCCTCGCGACGAAATTCTCATCGTGTTGCAATGGACTGCCAAGGGGTACCTAGAATTGCTCACCGCTCAACGCGGTGAGCGCGTTCGAGCCGAACCCTTCTTGGAGATCGAACTGCCCGTCGGCGGGCTGTTTGGCGAAGACGAAGCCGATCTCGAACCGTAG
- a CDS encoding hemerythrin domain-containing protein, translated as MMATDVLKQQHREFEELLRQIETAEDDEERAALRVELADMLAAHTAIEEELFYPAALNQLGPGSRIRESLEEHAVMDFALYRLVHVSVADETFSAKLATLKDVLMNHVEEEESELFPQVDGEMERQVLDQLGEKMTARFEERLREGHRPILERSLGIAARQVAVSAPGAKKAAPSRRRPAKRAAAPQKRALSAAKRGTTQKRGAAKRPTKKAAAQAQAQAPAKQSAGRAQTRKAPARGAQGAQAQKSGRRASPARSQSATKKSRAAGKSRAAGKSRAASKSRAAG; from the coding sequence ATGATGGCGACTGACGTACTCAAGCAGCAGCACCGCGAGTTCGAAGAATTGCTGCGCCAAATCGAGACGGCCGAAGATGACGAAGAGCGTGCCGCCCTGCGCGTCGAGCTCGCCGACATGCTTGCAGCTCATACGGCCATCGAAGAGGAGCTGTTTTACCCCGCAGCTCTCAACCAACTCGGCCCGGGCTCTCGCATTCGCGAATCGCTGGAAGAGCATGCCGTGATGGATTTTGCGCTCTACCGTCTCGTGCACGTGAGCGTCGCGGACGAGACGTTCTCCGCCAAGCTCGCGACCCTCAAAGATGTCCTCATGAATCACGTCGAAGAGGAAGAGAGCGAGCTGTTTCCGCAAGTCGACGGCGAGATGGAACGCCAGGTCCTCGACCAACTCGGCGAAAAGATGACGGCTCGTTTCGAGGAACGGCTGCGTGAAGGTCATCGCCCGATTCTCGAGCGCAGCTTGGGCATAGCAGCGCGCCAAGTTGCCGTTTCCGCGCCTGGCGCCAAGAAAGCCGCTCCGTCGCGAAGGCGCCCTGCCAAGCGGGCAGCAGCCCCCCAGAAGCGAGCTCTCTCGGCCGCGAAACGAGGCACGACGCAGAAGCGCGGAGCTGCAAAGCGCCCGACGAAGAAGGCTGCCGCCCAAGCGCAGGCGCAAGCACCCGCGAAACAGTCGGCGGGGCGTGCCCAAACCCGCAAAGCACCGGCTCGCGGCGCCCAAGGAGCCCAAGCCCAAAAGAGCGGTCGTCGCGCCAGCCCGGCGCGCAGCCAATCCGCGACGAAGAAGTCACGCGCAGCCGGCAAGTCCCGCGCGGCCGGCAAGTCCCGCGCAGCGAGCAAGTCCCGCGCAGCCGGCTGA
- the acnA gene encoding aconitate hydratase AcnA, producing MTNSFGAKDTLSVSGKSYTIYRLRKLADDAKLARLPVSLRILLENLLRHEDGRVVRKEHVDAVLAWDPKATPSQEISFHPARVLLQDFTGVPAVVDLAAMREAFAAMGGDPNRINPLSPADLVIDHSVEVNSFATKDSLRKNAELEYQRNDERYAFLRWGQQAFQNFRVVPPDTGICHQVNLEFLARAVMTDASGVAFPDTLVGTDSHTTMINGLGVVGWGVGGIEAEAALLGQPVTMLVPEVVGFKLTGSLREGATATDLVLTVTEMLRKKKVVGKFVEFYGPGLSSLSLPDRATIANMAPEYGATIGFFPIDEETLSYLRFTGRSTEQVALVEAYCKEQGIFRSADMPDPVFSDSLELDLGAVEPSIAGPKRPQDRIRLAVARSAYRKSLHAMIEKNFAGVDKDKLTVWLDEPSADKPTDEAIGARMLVRDTVLKPVAVEDGDTSYNMRHGAVVIAAITSCTNTSNPAVMLAAALVAKKAVERGLSVKPWVKTSVAPGSQVVADYYEASGLLPYLEALGFHLVGYGCTTCIGNSGPLPDAIVDAIKKGDLVAASVLSGNRNFEGRINPSVRMNFLMSPPLVVAYALRGDMDWDPQSEPVGKDKNGQPVYLRDIWPTAAEVRDTIRAAVKSEHFVKRYANALEGDDAWRGLRVPEGQTFAWDDKSTYVRKPPFFDNLGKQAAALSDIQGARVLALLGDSVTTDHISPAGNIAKNSPAARYLMEHGVQPGDFNSYGARRGNHEVMMRGTFANIRIKNALLGGEEGPNTLHLPAGTKLSIYDAAMKYAEEKVQLVVIAGSEYGTGSSRDWAAKGTKLLGVRAVIAKSFERIHRSNLVGMGVLPLEFAAGEDAASLGLDGRETFDIRGIAEGVTPFKKLSVVAKKADGTTKEFTVTARIDTPNEADYYLNGGILQYVLRQMAK from the coding sequence ATGACGAACAGCTTCGGCGCGAAAGACACGCTCTCGGTTTCCGGCAAGTCGTACACCATCTACCGTCTCCGCAAGCTCGCGGACGACGCAAAGCTCGCACGACTCCCCGTCTCCCTTCGCATCCTGCTCGAGAACTTATTGCGGCACGAGGATGGCCGGGTGGTGCGCAAAGAGCACGTCGATGCAGTGCTCGCGTGGGACCCCAAAGCCACGCCATCTCAGGAGATCTCGTTTCATCCCGCGCGCGTGCTCCTCCAGGATTTCACCGGCGTCCCCGCGGTCGTGGATCTCGCAGCCATGCGCGAGGCGTTTGCGGCGATGGGTGGTGACCCGAATCGGATCAATCCGCTTTCGCCCGCGGATCTCGTCATCGATCACTCCGTCGAGGTCAATTCATTCGCGACCAAAGATTCGCTGCGCAAGAACGCGGAGCTCGAGTACCAACGCAACGACGAGCGCTACGCATTCTTGCGCTGGGGTCAGCAGGCGTTTCAGAACTTCCGCGTCGTTCCGCCCGACACGGGCATCTGCCATCAAGTGAACCTCGAGTTCCTTGCGCGCGCAGTGATGACCGACGCGTCGGGCGTGGCGTTCCCGGATACGCTCGTCGGGACGGATTCGCACACGACGATGATCAATGGTTTGGGTGTCGTGGGATGGGGGGTCGGTGGCATCGAGGCCGAGGCTGCGCTGCTCGGGCAGCCCGTGACGATGCTGGTTCCGGAAGTCGTGGGCTTCAAGCTCACGGGCAGCTTGCGTGAAGGCGCGACGGCGACGGATCTGGTCTTGACGGTCACCGAAATGCTCCGAAAGAAGAAGGTCGTCGGCAAATTCGTCGAATTTTACGGGCCGGGGCTTTCGTCGCTGTCTTTGCCGGATCGCGCGACGATTGCGAACATGGCGCCCGAATATGGTGCGACGATTGGGTTTTTCCCCATCGACGAAGAAACGCTCTCATATTTGCGTTTTACCGGACGATCGACCGAACAAGTGGCGCTCGTCGAGGCTTATTGCAAAGAGCAGGGCATTTTCCGCTCGGCCGATATGCCCGATCCGGTGTTCAGCGATTCGCTCGAATTGGACCTTGGTGCGGTCGAGCCGAGCATTGCGGGGCCGAAGCGTCCGCAGGATCGAATTCGGCTGGCGGTCGCTCGTTCGGCGTATCGCAAGTCGCTTCATGCGATGATCGAGAAGAATTTCGCGGGCGTGGACAAAGACAAGCTCACGGTGTGGCTCGACGAACCGAGCGCCGACAAACCGACGGACGAAGCCATTGGTGCGCGTATGTTGGTGCGGGACACGGTGCTGAAGCCGGTTGCCGTGGAGGATGGGGACACGTCGTACAACATGCGTCATGGTGCGGTTGTGATTGCGGCGATCACGTCGTGCACGAATACGTCGAACCCGGCCGTGATGCTCGCCGCGGCGCTCGTGGCGAAAAAAGCGGTCGAGCGCGGGCTTTCGGTGAAGCCGTGGGTGAAGACGTCCGTGGCGCCCGGTTCGCAGGTGGTGGCGGATTATTACGAGGCATCGGGGCTATTGCCGTACCTCGAGGCGCTTGGTTTCCACTTGGTCGGGTATGGTTGCACGACGTGCATTGGCAATTCGGGGCCGCTTCCGGATGCGATCGTCGATGCAATCAAAAAGGGCGATCTCGTGGCAGCGAGCGTGCTCAGTGGTAATCGCAATTTCGAGGGTCGGATCAATCCGTCGGTTCGGATGAACTTCTTGATGTCGCCGCCGCTCGTCGTGGCCTACGCATTGCGTGGGGACATGGATTGGGATCCGCAAAGCGAGCCGGTGGGCAAGGACAAGAATGGGCAGCCGGTGTATTTGCGCGACATTTGGCCGACGGCGGCGGAGGTGCGCGATACGATTCGCGCTGCGGTGAAGAGCGAGCACTTCGTGAAGCGTTACGCGAATGCGCTCGAGGGTGACGACGCTTGGCGAGGGCTGCGGGTTCCCGAGGGACAAACGTTTGCGTGGGATGACAAGTCGACATACGTGCGCAAGCCGCCGTTTTTCGACAACCTTGGCAAGCAGGCGGCGGCGCTATCGGACATCCAAGGAGCGCGCGTATTGGCGCTCCTGGGCGATTCCGTGACGACCGATCACATTTCGCCGGCGGGCAACATTGCCAAGAACAGCCCGGCGGCGCGGTATCTCATGGAACATGGCGTGCAGCCGGGGGATTTCAATTCGTACGGGGCGCGGCGTGGCAACCATGAAGTGATGATGCGGGGCACGTTTGCGAACATTCGCATCAAGAATGCGCTGCTGGGCGGCGAAGAAGGGCCGAATACGCTGCATTTGCCGGCAGGGACGAAGCTCAGCATTTACGACGCGGCGATGAAGTATGCCGAAGAGAAAGTGCAGCTCGTGGTGATTGCGGGTTCGGAGTATGGAACGGGTTCGTCGCGAGATTGGGCGGCGAAGGGCACGAAGTTGCTCGGCGTGCGCGCGGTCATTGCGAAGAGCTTCGAGCGTATTCACCGGTCGAACCTGGTGGGTATGGGTGTCTTGCCGCTCGAGTTTGCGGCGGGAGAAGACGCGGCGTCGCTGGGGCTGGATGGGCGCGAGACGTTCGACATTCGCGGCATTGCGGAGGGCGTGACGCCATTCAAGAAGCTTTCGGTGGTGGCGAAGAAGGCGGACGGCACGACGAAGGAGTTCACGGTGACGGCGCGCATCGATACGCCGAACGAGGCGGACTACTACTTGAACGGTGGTATTTTGCAGTACGTGCTGCGGCAGATGGCGAAGTAG
- a CDS encoding Uma2 family endonuclease: MSDAAEKLRMPAAEYLAWEREQPEKHEYHLGEIFAMAGGSHRHNFLSTAVAAELRACLRGKPCQVFSSDQRISAAQGERYVYADAVVTCGGVRTEPGAKDVLANPMIIVEVLSRSTETFDRGDKWGAYQRLPSLTDFLLVAQSAARIEHYQRQSDGSWRYLLVEAGGSITLSNGASLSVDDIYAGAFELAGE, translated from the coding sequence ATGAGCGACGCTGCCGAGAAGCTGCGGATGCCGGCTGCCGAGTACCTTGCGTGGGAGCGCGAGCAGCCGGAGAAGCACGAGTATCATCTGGGCGAGATCTTCGCGATGGCGGGCGGGAGTCATCGCCATAATTTCCTGTCGACTGCGGTTGCTGCGGAGCTCCGCGCATGTTTGCGTGGAAAACCGTGTCAGGTGTTTTCATCCGACCAACGGATATCGGCCGCACAAGGTGAGCGGTACGTGTACGCGGATGCGGTCGTCACTTGTGGCGGTGTGCGAACTGAGCCGGGCGCGAAGGACGTTCTCGCCAATCCCATGATCATCGTCGAAGTTTTGTCACGCAGCACCGAGACGTTCGATCGGGGCGACAAATGGGGCGCGTATCAACGTCTCCCGTCATTGACTGATTTTTTGCTGGTGGCTCAATCGGCCGCGCGCATCGAACATTACCAACGGCAATCCGATGGCTCGTGGCGGTATTTGCTCGTCGAAGCAGGTGGCTCGATAACGTTGTCCAATGGGGCTAGTTTGTCCGTGGACGATATCTATGCCGGCGCGTTCGAGCTTGCGGGCGAGTGA
- a CDS encoding CinA family nicotinamide mononucleotide deamidase-related protein — MTAAILSIGTELTRGEIVNTNAAWLSAELTAAGFNVSESLTIADDLDRMVASMQAFASKHRLVVVTGGLGPTTDDITAIAAAAAAGVPVVRDENALMAIRRRVEGRGRTVNAGHEKQADLPSGAAVLPNAIGTAPGFSVAIGDTPLFFLPGVPREMKRMFTEQVLPRIRPSAPNNTFQIRLRSYGLGESLVGQALAGVEGTHAGVTLGYRVHFPEVDVKVHARASNRDVAREVAIRAAADVRGRLGDVVYGEGDESFAEMVGRAVRGRGYRLALAESCTGGLIAHKLTRHPASDYFVGGAVTYANSAKTRLLGVSEDTLRGHGAVSAEVAAEMAEGVRRVCECDVGLGVTGIAGPTGGSQEKPVGLVYWAVAHPGGTIVRHKVFQGEREEVQIAAAYAVLDLLRRIALGLPERVER, encoded by the coding sequence ATGACTGCCGCGATCCTCTCGATCGGGACCGAGCTCACCCGTGGTGAGATTGTCAATACAAACGCTGCTTGGCTCTCTGCCGAGCTCACGGCTGCGGGATTCAACGTCAGCGAATCGCTTACGATCGCGGACGACTTGGATCGCATGGTCGCGAGCATGCAGGCGTTTGCCTCGAAGCACAGACTCGTGGTGGTGACCGGAGGTCTTGGTCCCACGACGGACGACATCACGGCGATCGCGGCGGCGGCCGCGGCGGGCGTACCGGTCGTGCGCGATGAAAACGCGCTCATGGCGATACGTCGTCGCGTCGAGGGGCGAGGTCGCACGGTCAACGCAGGTCACGAAAAGCAAGCGGACTTGCCTTCGGGTGCGGCGGTTTTGCCGAACGCGATCGGGACGGCTCCGGGGTTTTCCGTCGCGATTGGCGACACGCCGCTGTTTTTCCTTCCGGGCGTGCCGCGCGAGATGAAGCGCATGTTCACGGAGCAAGTGCTGCCTCGCATTCGTCCGTCGGCACCGAACAACACCTTCCAAATTCGTTTGCGCTCATACGGTCTCGGCGAGAGTCTCGTGGGGCAGGCGCTTGCGGGGGTCGAGGGGACGCATGCGGGCGTGACGCTTGGGTATCGCGTGCATTTCCCCGAGGTGGACGTGAAGGTGCATGCGCGTGCGTCGAATCGGGACGTTGCGCGCGAGGTGGCGATACGTGCGGCTGCGGACGTGCGCGGTCGACTGGGAGATGTGGTGTATGGTGAAGGGGACGAATCGTTTGCCGAAATGGTGGGGCGGGCGGTGCGGGGCCGTGGTTATCGATTGGCATTGGCGGAATCGTGTACGGGCGGGCTCATTGCGCACAAATTGACGCGTCATCCGGCGAGCGATTACTTCGTGGGTGGTGCGGTCACGTATGCGAATTCGGCCAAGACGCGTTTGTTGGGCGTTTCCGAGGATACGCTGCGGGGGCATGGAGCGGTTTCGGCGGAAGTGGCGGCGGAGATGGCCGAGGGAGTTCGGCGGGTATGTGAATGCGACGTCGGGCTCGGCGTGACGGGCATTGCTGGGCCGACGGGAGGTAGCCAGGAAAAACCAGTCGGGCTCGTGTATTGGGCGGTGGCGCATCCTGGTGGCACGATCGTGCGTCACAAGGTTTTTCAGGGAGAACGGGAAGAAGTGCAAATTGCGGCGGCGTATGCCGTGCTGGATTTGTTGCGTCGTATTGCGCTCGGCCTGCCTGAGCGCGTGGAGCGCTGA
- a CDS encoding formylglycine-generating enzyme family protein: MPWPVSSRVSTRSAAFKRNEGVKLELLGREPTTRVEQADARRKKFIAVGFVLGVVAFALVVVAALERSAPPSRCAAGMVLLGPRCCGEGQHLEGDRCVGEPSQCAVGLTVTKLGCVAPARIVPITGGVLRIGPGDWEAQGQVTPRTVDVPSFAIDAYEVNEDRYLECVVASACVDTKSFSGEPGRALGWITQAEAARFCAWAGGSLPSAEQLAFAAAGPQGRRYAWGDTGAVCRRAAWGLVRGPCAMGATGSEITGSHPDGVSPDGVHDLAGNVAEWTAPSSADAALVDVRGGSFTDGAASALRSWHRRQLAAKSRLADVGFRCVYPLASAGGPERSR, from the coding sequence ATGCCCTGGCCCGTATCGAGTCGCGTATCGACGAGATCCGCGGCGTTCAAGCGGAACGAAGGCGTCAAGCTCGAACTGCTCGGGCGGGAGCCCACGACGAGGGTGGAGCAAGCTGACGCCAGGCGGAAAAAGTTCATCGCCGTAGGGTTTGTCCTCGGCGTGGTCGCGTTTGCCCTGGTGGTCGTCGCGGCGCTCGAGCGTTCGGCGCCGCCGTCGCGTTGCGCGGCAGGCATGGTGCTGCTCGGGCCGCGCTGTTGTGGCGAAGGCCAACACCTCGAAGGTGATCGATGTGTCGGTGAGCCGAGCCAATGCGCCGTGGGGCTCACGGTGACCAAGCTGGGCTGTGTTGCGCCGGCGCGCATCGTGCCGATCACAGGCGGCGTGTTGCGGATAGGACCGGGCGACTGGGAGGCGCAAGGGCAGGTCACGCCGCGCACGGTGGATGTGCCCTCGTTTGCGATCGACGCGTACGAGGTGAACGAGGATCGTTACTTGGAGTGCGTGGTGGCGTCGGCGTGTGTGGACACGAAAAGCTTCTCGGGCGAGCCAGGTCGAGCTTTGGGGTGGATCACGCAGGCCGAAGCTGCGCGGTTTTGCGCGTGGGCGGGTGGCAGCTTGCCGTCGGCCGAGCAGCTTGCGTTTGCTGCGGCGGGCCCTCAGGGACGGCGTTACGCGTGGGGCGACACGGGGGCCGTTTGTCGGCGCGCCGCGTGGGGCCTCGTGCGTGGGCCATGTGCGATGGGTGCGACCGGGTCCGAGATCACCGGCTCCCATCCGGATGGCGTTTCACCCGATGGCGTGCACGATCTTGCGGGCAACGTTGCGGAGTGGACGGCGCCGTCGAGCGCCGACGCGGCCCTCGTCGATGTTCGGGGCGGCTCGTTCACGGACGGTGCGGCGAGCGCGCTGCGCAGTTGGCACAGGCGTCAGCTCGCTGCCAAAAGCCGGCTCGCGGATGTTGGTTTCCGATGCGTCTACCCGCTCGCTTCGGCTGGCGGTCCCGAACGATCGCGTTGA
- a CDS encoding cytochrome c-type biogenesis protein CcmH: MHRRTPLHIALLVSASLGAGVLSFFPADAIGQHSGGNGTVVIHSETERQLFWSLICTCGCPRETLGTCACDIASGRREALRDLLAQGKTIEQAQDAYVAMYGIKSLAVPRNQGANRLLWAVPAFAIMLGAGFVVYTLRRFQRRGAAIDAAKKAKAKTSPVKDSKGRDDYDDRLDQELKDLDNE, from the coding sequence ATGCATCGACGCACTCCGCTTCACATCGCGCTGCTCGTATCGGCCTCCCTCGGTGCCGGCGTCTTGTCGTTCTTCCCGGCCGACGCAATCGGTCAGCACTCGGGCGGCAACGGCACCGTGGTGATCCACAGCGAGACCGAACGGCAGCTCTTCTGGAGCCTCATTTGCACCTGCGGCTGTCCGCGCGAAACGCTGGGCACGTGCGCGTGCGACATCGCGTCGGGGCGTCGCGAAGCGCTTCGCGATTTGCTTGCTCAAGGCAAGACGATCGAACAAGCGCAAGATGCGTACGTCGCGATGTACGGAATCAAGTCGCTCGCCGTGCCGCGTAATCAAGGCGCCAATCGGCTGCTGTGGGCCGTTCCGGCGTTCGCGATCATGCTGGGAGCTGGGTTTGTCGTGTACACCTTGCGCCGATTCCAGCGAAGAGGCGCCGCGATCGACGCTGCGAAGAAGGCGAAGGCAAAAACTTCACCGGTGAAGGATTCCAAAGGCCGCGACGACTACGATGATCGCCTCGATCAAGAGCTGAAGGACCTCGACAACGAATGA
- a CDS encoding heme lyase CcmF/NrfE family subunit, with the protein MSIWQSLPEFGTGVLYAILVAAAYTFAVAIASSTGRPRLLHAARLGAFGTVALVGLSVLVLAFAFVSHDFRISYVARYSDRTMSTPYLMAALWGGQDGSLLWWLFLTSGFSAGCIAWLRRRYVELQPIVIATLMTIIGFFAILMIFAANPFATNAGGAPLDGSGLNYQLRNFYMIIHPPSLYIGFTSSAIPFAFAIAALVTGRLDNEWIVATRKWMLFAWLFLSIGNALGMLWAYEELGWGGYWAWDPVENAAFLPWLTASAYVHSTMIQERRGMLKVWNVFLITATFFLTIFGTFLTRSGLIASVHSFANSDIGIFFVYYMLVIASVSIALIVWRLPKLQSEGVFESVLSREAAFVLNNWGLLSLTVFIATATTWPRISEWLLKQESTLGPTFYNTWIPPIALVTFFLMGAAPLLGWRKTSPELFAKSFRWPVGTMIVVGALHLLLGKRYGYPAFYEAAPIYEGQLGRALAWLSGKLPFVTVMLVAFNVTVVVQEFVRGVSARQKAKKDEPIFTSLYNLVAKARRRYGGYVVHVGIAVMFLGFTGRAWGVDKEITLAPNEEVQIEYYSLKYLGSRMEVDAEKRMIFTDMEVVRHGKPVGQIHPAKYIYMKGAEQPSTEVAKYMNVRDDLYVIVGMVNPQTKVAAFQLHVNPLVNLIWLGVGVLILGAMLSLWPEVALEEAGVFGYIRAAASVAASVVFALLLAGGPAIAYGGTRASPPSPLSTSGEGEQASPPSPLSTSGEGERSFTVTVP; encoded by the coding sequence ATGTCCATCTGGCAATCATTACCCGAGTTTGGAACCGGCGTTCTTTACGCGATCCTCGTTGCGGCGGCGTACACCTTCGCCGTAGCCATCGCATCCAGCACCGGCAGACCAAGGCTTTTACATGCTGCGCGCCTCGGCGCGTTCGGCACCGTGGCCTTGGTGGGCTTGTCCGTGCTGGTCCTCGCGTTCGCGTTCGTCAGTCACGACTTCCGCATCAGTTACGTCGCCAGGTACAGCGATCGCACCATGTCGACGCCGTACCTGATGGCAGCGCTCTGGGGCGGCCAGGACGGCTCACTGCTCTGGTGGCTTTTCCTCACGTCGGGTTTTTCCGCGGGTTGCATCGCGTGGCTCAGACGTCGCTACGTGGAGCTGCAGCCGATCGTGATCGCCACGCTGATGACGATCATCGGCTTCTTCGCGATCCTCATGATCTTCGCGGCAAACCCCTTTGCCACGAATGCCGGAGGCGCGCCGCTCGACGGCAGCGGACTCAATTACCAGCTCCGCAACTTCTACATGATCATCCACCCGCCGAGCCTTTACATCGGGTTCACCAGCTCGGCGATTCCCTTCGCGTTCGCGATCGCCGCGCTCGTCACCGGGCGCCTCGACAACGAATGGATCGTCGCGACGCGCAAATGGATGCTCTTTGCGTGGCTGTTCCTCTCGATCGGCAACGCGCTCGGCATGCTCTGGGCGTACGAAGAGCTTGGCTGGGGCGGCTACTGGGCTTGGGATCCCGTCGAAAATGCAGCGTTTTTGCCGTGGCTCACGGCCAGCGCCTACGTGCACTCGACGATGATCCAAGAGCGTCGCGGCATGCTGAAGGTCTGGAACGTCTTCCTCATTACGGCGACGTTTTTCCTGACAATCTTCGGCACGTTCCTCACGCGATCCGGCCTCATCGCGAGCGTTCACTCGTTCGCCAACTCGGACATCGGCATCTTCTTCGTCTACTACATGCTCGTCATTGCTTCGGTGAGCATCGCGCTCATCGTGTGGCGTTTGCCGAAGCTACAGAGTGAAGGCGTTTTCGAGTCGGTTCTGTCGCGCGAAGCAGCGTTCGTCTTGAACAACTGGGGCCTGCTCAGCCTGACGGTGTTCATCGCGACGGCGACGACGTGGCCGCGCATCAGCGAATGGCTCTTGAAGCAAGAATCGACGCTCGGGCCGACGTTCTACAACACGTGGATCCCGCCCATCGCGCTCGTCACGTTTTTCCTCATGGGCGCCGCCCCGCTGCTCGGTTGGCGCAAGACGTCGCCCGAACTGTTCGCGAAGAGTTTCCGCTGGCCCGTGGGCACGATGATCGTCGTCGGCGCGCTGCATCTTTTGCTGGGTAAACGTTACGGGTACCCCGCGTTCTACGAAGCTGCGCCGATCTACGAAGGCCAGCTTGGCAGAGCGCTCGCATGGCTCAGCGGCAAACTCCCGTTCGTCACGGTCATGCTGGTCGCGTTCAACGTGACCGTGGTCGTGCAGGAGTTCGTCCGCGGCGTTTCCGCGCGGCAAAAAGCGAAGAAAGACGAGCCGATTTTTACGTCGCTCTACAACCTCGTGGCGAAAGCTCGTCGCCGCTACGGCGGTTACGTCGTCCACGTGGGTATTGCCGTCATGTTCCTCGGCTTCACGGGACGCGCTTGGGGCGTGGACAAGGAAATCACGCTCGCGCCGAACGAAGAAGTGCAAATCGAGTACTACTCGCTGAAGTACCTCGGTTCGCGCATGGAAGTCGACGCCGAAAAACGCATGATCTTCACGGACATGGAGGTGGTTCGTCACGGCAAACCCGTCGGACAAATCCATCCGGCGAAGTACATCTACATGAAGGGCGCCGAGCAGCCTTCGACGGAAGTTGCCAAGTACATGAACGTGCGTGACGACTTGTACGTCATCGTGGGCATGGTCAATCCGCAGACGAAGGTGGCGGCATTTCAGCTTCACGTGAACCCGCTGGTCAACCTCATCTGGCTCGGCGTCGGCGTGCTCATCCTTGGCGCGATGTTGTCGCTGTGGCCCGAGGTAGCGCTCGAAGAAGCGGGCGTCTTTGGGTACATCCGAGCGGCCGCGTCCGTTGCAGCGTCGGTCGTGTTCGCGTTGCTGCTCGCGGGCGGACCTGCCATCGCATATGGAGGGACGCGCGCCTCACCCCCTAGCCCCCTCTCCACAAGTGGAGAGGGGGAACAGGCCTCACCCCCTAGCCCCCTCTCCACAAGTGGAGAGGGGGAACGAAGCTTCACGGTGACCGTCCCGTGA